The Anabaena sp. WA102 genome contains a region encoding:
- a CDS encoding ABC transporter ATP-binding protein, producing MKEIVLGVRNLQVEFISDSSKVKAIDDISFQLHQGETLGIVGESGSGKSVTALAIMGLLQYPGKVSGGEILFSRTSGQPLDLLALSPDEMQLYRGGDIAMIFQEPMSSLNPVYSIGFQLQEAIIRHQNVNATEAKRIAIAGLQEVKLLPSDEQIEEQYLDHDLSAPGSFKLAQLVKEHKEAMLERYPHQLSGGQLQRIMIAMAISCNPSVLIADEPTTALDVTVQATILALLYELQQSRNMAMIFISHDLGLISEITDQVAVMYKGKIVEYGAATQIFNNPQHPYTKGLVACRPSLNRRPHKLLTVSDYMSVTEDEFGKVTIQTKEPAQPAEITGEEMNARLANIRSQLPLLSVSNLEVGFPVKGVFGSTKRYHKAVNGVSFDVFPGETLGLVGESGCGKTTLGRTLLRLIEPMSGKILFNGQDITHLTGKSLQHLRREMQIIFQNPFSSLNPRMKIGEAIVEPLLIHGVGKSKQQRQARVVELLERVGLSANDMKKYPHQFSGGQRQRVCIARALALNPKFIICDESVSALDVSVQAQVLNLLKELQEDFQLTYIFISHDLSVVKFLSDRILVMNQGKIVESGTSESIYLHPKEEYTQKLIAAIPTGSPERIRNRHNEIMRS from the coding sequence CGGGAAGTGGAAAGTCAGTTACGGCTTTAGCAATTATGGGTTTGTTGCAATATCCGGGAAAAGTGAGTGGAGGGGAAATTTTATTTTCTCGGACAAGTGGACAACCGTTGGATTTATTAGCATTATCACCTGACGAAATGCAGCTTTATCGAGGTGGTGATATTGCGATGATTTTTCAAGAACCAATGAGTTCTTTAAATCCGGTTTATAGTATCGGGTTTCAGCTGCAAGAAGCTATTATACGCCATCAAAATGTGAATGCAACTGAAGCAAAAAGAATTGCGATCGCCGGGTTGCAAGAAGTTAAACTTTTACCTAGTGATGAACAAATTGAGGAACAGTATCTTGATCATGATTTGTCAGCACCCGGTAGTTTTAAATTGGCACAGTTGGTGAAAGAACACAAAGAAGCTATGTTGGAAAGATATCCTCATCAGCTATCTGGAGGACAATTGCAACGAATCATGATTGCAATGGCTATTTCCTGTAATCCATCTGTATTAATTGCTGATGAACCAACCACAGCTTTAGATGTAACTGTGCAAGCGACAATTCTAGCATTGTTATATGAACTGCAACAAAGTCGCAATATGGCAATGATTTTTATTAGCCATGACTTGGGTTTAATTTCGGAAATTACTGACCAAGTAGCGGTAATGTATAAAGGTAAAATTGTTGAATATGGTGCAGCAACACAAATTTTTAATAACCCCCAACATCCCTATACTAAAGGACTTGTAGCTTGTCGTCCTAGTCTGAATCGTCGTCCCCACAAACTACTGACTGTTTCTGACTACATGAGTGTAACAGAAGATGAATTTGGAAAAGTGACAATTCAGACTAAAGAACCTGCACAACCAGCGGAAATTACTGGGGAAGAGATGAACGCCAGATTAGCAAATATTCGTTCACAACTACCTCTATTGTCCGTTAGTAACTTGGAAGTCGGTTTTCCAGTCAAGGGAGTATTTGGCAGCACAAAACGTTACCATAAGGCTGTAAATGGGGTTTCCTTTGATGTTTTTCCGGGAGAAACTTTGGGATTGGTGGGAGAATCTGGTTGCGGTAAAACTACTTTAGGGAGAACGTTGCTGCGATTAATCGAACCGATGAGCGGTAAAATATTATTTAATGGACAGGATATTACTCACCTGACTGGGAAAAGTTTGCAGCATTTACGACGGGAAATGCAGATTATTTTCCAAAATCCTTTTAGTTCCCTCAATCCCCGGATGAAGATTGGGGAAGCGATTGTAGAACCTCTGTTGATTCATGGGGTGGGGAAGTCGAAACAACAGCGACAAGCTAGGGTAGTGGAATTGTTGGAACGAGTGGGCTTAAGTGCGAATGATATGAAAAAATATCCTCATCAGTTTTCCGGTGGTCAGCGTCAACGGGTTTGTATTGCTCGCGCTTTGGCTTTAAATCCTAAGTTTATTATTTGTGATGAATCTGTTTCAGCTTTAGATGTATCTGTGCAAGCGCAAGTTTTAAATTTATTGAAAGAATTACAAGAGGATTTTCAACTAACTTACATTTTTATTTCCCATGATTTAAGTGTAGTCAAATTTTTGAGCGATCGCATTTTGGTGATGAATCAAGGGAAAATAGTGGAGTCAGGGACATCTGAAAGTATTTATCTCCACCCCAAAGAAGAATACACCCAAAAACTAATTGCTGCAATTCCTACAGGTAGTCCAGAAAGGATCAGAAATCGGCACAATGAAATTATGCGGTCGTGA